The sequence GAAAACAACCGTATCCGAATTGTCAAAGTACGGGCGGACAGAGGCTTTATCCTTGACCGCAAGGGAAGACTCCTTGTAAAAAACACACCCAGCTATGAGCTTAAAGTGGTTAAGGAGGACGCAGGCGATATTGACGGGCTGCTCCGGAGCCTTTCAAAATATGTTCAGATTGACCGTGAATACGCGTTGAAGTCAATCCAGCGCTCCTACTTTTACGAGCCTGCTGTTATCGCACGCGGGCTCACCTTTGAGCAGGTTGCGGAAATTCTCGAAAATTACAATGACTTCAAAGGGCTTGAGGTGGATATAGAATCCGTAAGGGAATATATTGACAGTAAGGCTCTCAGCCATATACTCGGTTATCTTTCCGAGGTTACGGAGAATGATCTCAAAACAGATTCCTCCTACTCCAGCGGGGATATGATCGGCAAAACCGGAATAGAGAAGGTCTACGAGCAGGAACTCAGAGGAGTGGACGGAGCCAGACAGGTTGAGGTTGACAGCTACGGGCGTCCGATCAAGACTCTTTCCGAAAAGCACACAATAACAGGAAACGACCTTGTGCTTACCCTTGATATGGACCTCCAGAGGGCACTTCACAGTATATTCGAGGGCAAGAAGGGCGCCGCCGTGGTGCTTGATATTGAAACCTTCGGTGTTATGGGGCTCTACTCCGCGCCGACTTTTGATCTTAATATATTTTCTCCCTTTCATACTTCCGGTGAGAGAATGTCAATTATGACCGATCAGACTAAACCGCTGCTCAACAGGGCAATAGAGGGTGCTTATCCGCCGGGCTCGGTATACAAGATTCTCATGGGCATGGCGGGTCTGCTGGAAAGGAAAGTAACGCTTGACACTGTTGTTAACTGTACAGGCGAGCTGCGTTACGGCAACTTCACATACAGATGCTGGAAAAAAGAAGGGCATGGTCCCATGCGGCTGATCGATGCCATAGCTGAATCCTGCGATGTGTATTTCTATCAGCTGGGGCTTAATCTGGGCATAGATGATATAGAAAAATACTCCTCAATACTGGGGCTGGGCAAGACAACAGGCATCGACCTTCCTAACGAAAAATCGGGCTTTTTTCCCGGAAGAGACTGGAAAAGGCGTAAATTCAAGGAATCATGGTATCCGGGTGAAACAATCATCACAAGCATAGGGCAGGGGTATATGACCACAACCCCGCTTCAGATAGCCGTGATGATGGCGGGCATATTCAACGGCGGAACAGTGATGAAGCCGAAAATAGTTGAGTTCGTGCATAATCCGGTTACGGATGTTAAGATACACACGCCCATGGAAACAGTTGCCGAGATAGAGATTCCCAAATGGATTGTAGATGCGGTCATGGACGGCATGGTAAAGGTTATTTACGGAAACACGGGAACAGGCTACAGAGCAAGGGTTGAGGGTGTGAGCTACGGCGGCAAAACAGGAACCGCTCAGGTTGTTTCCCTGAGCAAAACGGAGCACATGGAAGAGGATGAGATACCCGAGTTCATGCGTGATCATGCGTGGTTCGGCGCTGTGGTGCCTGAGGAAAAACCGAAATACGCCATAGCGGTGCTGATGCAGCATGGAGGATCTGGAAGCAGGAGCGCAGCGCCCGTCGCTGGGGCCATAGTTAATAAACTTGTGGATTTAGGATATGTTAGGGCTGAAGAAAAAGGAAATTGAAAATATAGACAAAGCGCTCGTGACGATCATCGCAATAGTTCTGACTATGAGCTGTGCGGCAGTTTACAGCGCCTCGTTTGACGCGCAGGCGGATGTTATAAGAGATTTCTACGAGAAACAGGTTCTCTGGGTCGTTCTGGGGTTCGCTGTTTTCTTTTTCATATCTTGGGTCGGGCACCAGCGTTTTGTAAAATATCTCCCCGTGCTTTATGTCATAGGCTGCGTGGCGCTTTTTTTTGTTCTTCTCATGCCGCCTATCATGGGGGCGAGAAGATGGCTTATAATAGGCGGATCCAGAATACAGCCCTCTGAGTTTTTCAAATTTATCTGGGTGCTGACTCTTGCCAGAATGTTTATCTCTTATGATGATCTCAAGCTGGGCTTCAAAGATATTTTTCTGAAGATGCTCCCGCTCATTCCGCCGTTTGTTCTGATATTTCTCCAGCCTGATCTCGGAACGGCGGGCAGCTTCCTTGTTATATGGGGTATTGTCATTCTTTTCATCGGTATAAAGCGCACTCCGTTTGTTTTTGCCGCGGTTTCCGCCGCTGTGTTTCTCCCTGTGATGTGGATGTTCTTCATGAAGGACTATCAGCGCCAAAGAGTAATGACTTTCCTTGATCCCGAGAAGGATCCGTTCGGTTCCGGTTACCATGTTATTCAGTCTAAAATAGGCATAGGCAGCGGAGGAATCTGGGGGAAGGGATTTATGGAGGGCACACAGTCTCACCTCAAGTTTATTCCCGAAAGGCATACGGACTTCATTTTCTCAGTTGTGGCTGAGGAAGCTGGGCTTGTGGGCGCCGCTATCATAATCTGCATGTTTCTGTTTATGATTGTTCGTGTTCTGAGCATATCAATGGAGACAAGGGAAGCCTCCGGCAAAGTGATCTGTGTTGCCGTGGCTTCGTACATATTTTTCCAGTTTTTCGTAAACTCCGCCATGACAATGGGCATAATGCCCGTTGTGGGCATACCCATGCCCATATTCAGTTACGGCGGTTCTTCCCTGCTTACATTCATGGCGATGCTCGGTCTTGTTAACAGCGTCGCAATGCGAAAATACAATCCAATAGGCGCGTAATTAATGCTCGATAATTCTCTTTTAACCATCTCCAAACCCTCAAGGTACGTGAATCATGAGATAAACTCTGTTCATAAGCCGAAAGAGGGCAGACTCTCATTCTGCCTCGCTTTTCCCGATGTCTATGAAGTCGGCATGAGTCACATTGGCTTTAAAATGCTTTATGAAAGGCTCAACTCCTCTGATCTGATAGTCTGCGAACGCTTCTTCATGCCGTGGACAGATGCCGTGGCAGAGCTTAAGGAAAAAGTCTTTGTCTCTCTTGAATCGGGAACAGGGCTGAAAAGTTTTGATATTCTCGGTTTCTCGCTTCAATATGAGCTTTCATATACCAATGTCCTCCACAGTATGAAGTATGCGGGTATTTCGTATTTTTCAGCCGAAAGAGGGGAGGACGACCCGATAGTTACCGCAGGCGGTTCCTGTGTTATGAACCCCATGCCGCTGAAAGAGATTATAGACGTGTTTTTCATTGGCGAGATGGAGGGGGAGATAGTATCTGTCTTTGAGACCCTAGCAGGCATGAAGGGGCAGAGCAGAAGAGCGAAGCTCGAATATCTCAACAGCCTCTCTTATACCTATGTTCCGCTAATACAGCCTGATAAGACTGTTAAAAGAAATATTTACACAGGCTTCAGTGAGGATGTGACCATAAACAGCCTCATTGTTCCCATGATGCCCGCCGTGCAGGACAGGGTGGCCGTGGAGATCTCAAGGGGCTGCACGAGAGGATGCCGGTTTTGTCAGGCGGGCTACATTTACCGCCCCTCCCGTGAGCGCAGCATAGAGACAATAGCTAAGGATGCCCTGTGCCAGCTTGCCTCCAGCGGATACATGGAGGTTTCCATGCTTTCCCTCTCCGCTGCTGACTACAGCAGGCTTGAAGAACTTCTTGTCACTATGACAAGGCTCATAAGCGCCGAAGGCTCATCCCTCTCTCTGCCTTCCATCAGGGCTGACAGAATACAGGACTTCATCTTCCGTGAGCTTGCCAAGGTGCGCAAATCAGGCTTTACCATAGCTCCTGAAGCGGGCTCGCAGAGGCTCCGCAATATCATAAACAAGAACCTCAGTGAAGAGGATATTATATCCGCCGTACTGAAAGCCGCGGATGCGGGGTGGAACGGCGCTAAGCTGTATTTCATGATCGGTCTCCCCTTTGAGACTGACGAAGATGTGCTCTCCATAGCCGACCTTGCGTTTAAGGTTAAACGTGCGGCGGGCAAGGGGCGGTTTGATATAAAGGTTTCCGCCTCCAACTTCGTGCCGAAGCCGCACACACCCTTTCAGGTTTTTCCGCAGAACACTGCGTCTGAGCTGAGGCGCAAGCAGATGCTTCTGGCTGATAAGCTGAAAAGCTACCGCATGCGCCTGAGCTGGCATGATGTTGAACAGAGCGTTATGGAGGGGGTATTCTCCAGAGGTGATGAAAGGCTCGGCAGGGTGCTGGCGCTCGCCGCTGACCGCGGGCTTATGTTTGACGGGTGGAGCGAATGCTTCGACTCAAACGCATGGAAGCAGGTGTTCCGTGATCTTGACCTGACCATGGAGGAATTCGCCTCAAGGGAGTTTCATAAGGGAGATTCTCTTCCGTGGAGCGGTATTGATTCCGGCGTTGAGGTTTCATATTTCGAGGACGAATATGAAAAAGCCCGCACGGAAGCGGTTACCGCAGACTGCCGAGAGGATGCGTGTACAAGCTGCGGAGTGTGCGACTTCAAAAATGTTCTCAATGTTTACGCAGGGGATAAGCTTCCCGAAGAACCCCCTCAGCCGGAGCAGGAAGAGACATTCCATTATGTTTTTTACATAGAGAAGCGCAAGGCGGGCAAGTTCCTCTCAGCGATAGAATCTATCCGTCTTTTTACCCATGCGGCGAGGATAGCGGAGATAAAACTGGCATTTACTCATGGTTTCAACCCTCAGCCTAAGATGCGTTATCTCATCCCGCCTCCTGTCGGTATCGAATGCGCATGCGATCTCCTTGCCCTTGAATGCGGCAGACTGAACAACTTCGGAGAAGTGCAGAAGAAGATAAACCGGATTCTACCGGACGGTGTGAAGGTGAAGCGCATTATCCCTTACAAGGTGAATGAGAAGAGAGTGAGCTTCGCCGGACGCTACCGTCTCGGCGGAGAGCTTCCTTCCATGCTTGATAAGCTGGCGGCGGAAGACAAGGCGTATTATATTAAGAAGGATAAAAAGGGCAGGGATAAAAAGGTTGAGCTTGCCGAGTTCATGCTCCACCGATCCGGTGATGAGGTCATACTGCTTTCAGGAGAAACCGGTTCGTTCAACCTGCTTGAGTTTTTCGCTTATCACGGTCTGAGCAGGGCGGAGCTTGATGTGGAACGCAAAAATCTCTATATGTTCCAGAAACCCAGACCGGAAAAAAGCTCAGGAAGCGAAGACGAAGGAGAAGATGACGAAGGCTGAAAGGTTCCGTCCGTTTTTTGAAAGCCTGTACGAAAAGTACAACAAAGCTGAGTACGTGGGCACGGATCCGATTGTGTATCCCTATACAGTTAAAGGGAATACGGAGTTTGTGGCATTTTGCTCAAGCTGCTTCGCCTACGGAAACGTGAAGGCGATTCAGGGCTTTCTGATGAGCTTTTTCAGCGAGTTCGGCACAGAACCGTCAGTTCTGGAGGACAAGCCTACCAAGCTTTACTACAGGTTTCAGAAACCGTCTGATGTCAGAGCCTTCATACTGACCATGAAGGAGCTTTACGACGGATACGGTTCCATTGAACAGGCTTTTGCCTCTTTGGGCGGCAGTCTGGAGGAATCGCTGGTAAACTTTGTAATCCACATGAAAAAACGTGGTGCCGCGCACGGCGGTAAAAACGGTTACAACTTCCTCTTTGCAGATCCTGTGAAGTCCGGCGCTAAGCGTTTGAGAATGTTTCTCCGTTGGATGGTCAGAAAAGATCAGGTCGATTTCGGCATATGGAAAAATTATGACTGTAAGGACTTGCATTTTATCATAGACACACATATATTAAGATTCGCATATAAGAACGGGATAATCAAAAATGATTCAGGCACGAGAAAAAATCTTGATACTGTTACAGATTTTTTTAGGCAGATGAATCCTGACGATCCCGCTAAATATGACTTTGCAGTATCAAGACTGGGTATAGCCTTCGGCTGCACCTATGGCGCAGATGAAAAATGTATTTCATGCGCAGAGAAGGATTTGTGTCCGTTTAACGAAGTCTCAGGGTGAGAATTGAGAGTGAAACAATCTTAATTCCTATGATTGACAAACGGATGAATTTGTATAGTATAACTTATAAGTTATTAAGGAGGAAACAATGGCTGTTGAACTTAATGAGTCAACCTTTCAAACTGACGTGGTAGAGAGCAGCGTGCCCGTTCTCGTGGATTTCTGGGCTGTGTGGTGCGGACCTTGCAGAATGCTTACTCCCACTGTGGAAGCACTGGCTAATGAATATGCCGGTAAAATAAAAGTCGGCAAAGTCAATGTGGACGAAAACCAGCAGCTTGCCGCCAAATACGGCATCATGAGCATACCTACGGTCATGGTATTCAAAGACGGCAAGGTGGTTGAGCAGTTTATCGGTGTTCAGCCCAAAGGCGTTTATGAGGACGCGCTCAAAAGATATATTTAGGGTGTTTTTATGCCCTTTTATGAATACAGATGCAGAGATTGCGGCACAGAGTTTTCCCGTTTGGTTTTCAAAGAGGGTGACAAGGTGGAGTGTACGAAGTGTTCGGGGACGGAAACCGTGAGGATTGCCCTCAGCCACGCCGGAAACGGCTCGGACGGGTGTACATGCTGTACATCAAAGGGGTGTTTTCCTGCTTCCGGTATTGCGGATAAAGAGTAGCGCGGTTTAGCAGCAGTGTAACCATAAAAGAAAAATAAGAATATGAAGCCTTCCGTATCACCGCGGAAGGCTTTTTTTATATCTCCTCCCGGGTTATTCCGGATAGTAATGACAGATCGGATGTTTGATGTTATTAATTGACATAGCATGCGCACTGAATTAAAAAATAAATATCTTTTTGACAAAATTTGCGGGCTGCCGTAAAAATGCGGTTTTGCTCCACTAAACCTAGAAGGGGATTGTACATGAAGAAAATTCTTTTAGCACTTTTAACGGCGGTTCTTTTCACCGCAGGCGCGTCCGCCGCCGACAAGCAGATCAAGGCAGGCTTTATCTATGTCGGACCCGTGGGTGACGCAGGCTGGACCTACGCACACGATCAGGGCAGGCTTGAAATGGAAAAGCTCCCTTATGTCGAAAAATCCACTTATATCGAATCAGTTCCCGAAGGCGCTGACGCCACAAGGATAATCACCGGGCTTGCGAAAAAAGGGCATAACCTGATTTTTACCACCAGCTTCGGTTATATGGACCCCACCATTGAAGTCGCGAAAAGAAATAAAGACATCATCTTCATGCACTGCTCAGGCTACAAAACAGCAGAGAATGTGGGTACTTACTTCGGAAGAATGTATCAGCCCCGCTACCTTTCAGGCGTTGTGGCGGGTAAAATGACAAAATCAAACGCAATAGGCTATGTTGCCGCTTTCCCCATCCCTGAGGTTATCAGAGGAATCAACGCCTTCACACTGGGCGTAAAAAGCGTTAACCCTGCCGCTACTGTAAAAGTTGTCTGGACTCATACGTGGTTCGACCCGGGCAAAGAGCGTGAGGCAGCGGAAAGCGTGCTTGACGCGGGCGCAGATGTTATAACTATGCATCAGGACACTCCTGCTCCCCTTCAGGCAGCTGAAAAAAGAGGCGCATACGCCATCGGCTACAATGTGGAAATGAAAAAATTCGCCCCCAAAGCCTACCTCACTTCCCCTGTCTGGAACTGGGCTGCTCTTTACAAAGTTGTTGCGGAGCAGGTAAGCAAAGGCACTTGGAAAAGCGAACAGATCTGGTGGGGCATGGAGCACGGACTCGTTGATCTCGCTCCCCTCAGCGACCTTGTTCCCGCAGATGTTAAAAAGATAGTTGAAGAAAGAAAAACAGCAGTTAAAAACGGCACAACCAAAGTATTCACCGGTCCCATCAAAGACCAGTCAGGCAAAATTGTCGTGCCCGCGGGCAAAACAATGACAGACGCCGAAATGCTCAGCATGAACTTCTTCGTTGAAGGCGTTCAGGGCTCACCTAAGTAATTATAAAATAAGGGCGGCGCAGGGTTTAAAAGCTCTGCGCCGCTTTTTTATTTTTAAGGGATCACATTGAAACCGTATCTTAAACTTGAAAATATAACCAAAAGCTTTCCGGGCGTTAAGGCTCTGGATAATGTTTCTCTGGACTGTTACGAGGGGGAGATTCACACTCTTCTGGGTGAGAACGGGGCAGGCAAGAGTACGCTTATGAGCGTGCTCGCGGGGCTCTATAAGCCCGAAGCCGGACGCATCTCCGTTAACGGCTCCGAAGTTTCCATATCCTCTCCGTCTGAATCCTTAAAATTCGGCATAGGAATGGTTTACCAGCATTTTATGCTTGTGAGAAACCATTCTGTCATGGAGAACATACTTCTTTCTCTTGATAACCTCCCGGGGATAATAAACAGGGGTGAGGTATTTGAAAGGACGAAGAAGATCCTTGCGGATTTCGGGCTTGATATAAACCTGAATGAACCGGTCTGGAAGCTTTCCATAGGCGAACAGCAGTGGGTGGAGCTTATCAAGCTTCTTGTCCGTGACTGTAAAGTGCTTATTCTGGATGAACCCACGGCGGTGCTTACTCCGCAGGAGGCGGACACTCTTTTCGGGTTCCTCAAAAAGCTTAAAAGTCAGGGCAAGTCTATCATCTTCATCTCCCACAAGATGCGTGAGGTCATGGAGCTTTCTGACCGTGTCACTGTTCTCAAGAAAGGAAAGACTGTTAAATCCCTTGTCGCCGGCGAGTTTGACGAGGCTCTGCTCGCAGGGCTTATGATCGGAACCGATGATGTACCACAGTGGGAGAAGGCGGAAAAAGTCTTTGATGATAAAATTCTGGAAGTGAAAAACCTTTCAGTTGAAAACGATAAAGGACTTTCAGACGTTAAGGGGATCAGTTTCGATCTTTTTAAAGGCGAGATTCTGGGCATCGCAGGCGTTGCC is a genomic window of Geovibrio thiophilus containing:
- the trxA gene encoding thioredoxin, with the translated sequence MAVELNESTFQTDVVESSVPVLVDFWAVWCGPCRMLTPTVEALANEYAGKIKVGKVNVDENQQLAAKYGIMSIPTVMVFKDGKVVEQFIGVQPKGVYEDALKRYI
- a CDS encoding TIGR02757 family protein — its product is MTKAERFRPFFESLYEKYNKAEYVGTDPIVYPYTVKGNTEFVAFCSSCFAYGNVKAIQGFLMSFFSEFGTEPSVLEDKPTKLYYRFQKPSDVRAFILTMKELYDGYGSIEQAFASLGGSLEESLVNFVIHMKKRGAAHGGKNGYNFLFADPVKSGAKRLRMFLRWMVRKDQVDFGIWKNYDCKDLHFIIDTHILRFAYKNGIIKNDSGTRKNLDTVTDFFRQMNPDDPAKYDFAVSRLGIAFGCTYGADEKCISCAEKDLCPFNEVSG
- a CDS encoding TIGR03960 family B12-binding radical SAM protein, producing MLDNSLLTISKPSRYVNHEINSVHKPKEGRLSFCLAFPDVYEVGMSHIGFKMLYERLNSSDLIVCERFFMPWTDAVAELKEKVFVSLESGTGLKSFDILGFSLQYELSYTNVLHSMKYAGISYFSAERGEDDPIVTAGGSCVMNPMPLKEIIDVFFIGEMEGEIVSVFETLAGMKGQSRRAKLEYLNSLSYTYVPLIQPDKTVKRNIYTGFSEDVTINSLIVPMMPAVQDRVAVEISRGCTRGCRFCQAGYIYRPSRERSIETIAKDALCQLASSGYMEVSMLSLSAADYSRLEELLVTMTRLISAEGSSLSLPSIRADRIQDFIFRELAKVRKSGFTIAPEAGSQRLRNIINKNLSEEDIISAVLKAADAGWNGAKLYFMIGLPFETDEDVLSIADLAFKVKRAAGKGRFDIKVSASNFVPKPHTPFQVFPQNTASELRRKQMLLADKLKSYRMRLSWHDVEQSVMEGVFSRGDERLGRVLALAADRGLMFDGWSECFDSNAWKQVFRDLDLTMEEFASREFHKGDSLPWSGIDSGVEVSYFEDEYEKARTEAVTADCREDACTSCGVCDFKNVLNVYAGDKLPEEPPQPEQEETFHYVFYIEKRKAGKFLSAIESIRLFTHAARIAEIKLAFTHGFNPQPKMRYLIPPPVGIECACDLLALECGRLNNFGEVQKKINRILPDGVKVKRIIPYKVNEKRVSFAGRYRLGGELPSMLDKLAAEDKAYYIKKDKKGRDKKVELAEFMLHRSGDEVILLSGETGSFNLLEFFAYHGLSRAELDVERKNLYMFQKPRPEKSSGSEDEGEDDEG
- a CDS encoding FmdB family zinc ribbon protein — encoded protein: MPFYEYRCRDCGTEFSRLVFKEGDKVECTKCSGTETVRIALSHAGNGSDGCTCCTSKGCFPASGIADKE
- a CDS encoding ABC transporter ATP-binding protein; the encoded protein is MKPYLKLENITKSFPGVKALDNVSLDCYEGEIHTLLGENGAGKSTLMSVLAGLYKPEAGRISVNGSEVSISSPSESLKFGIGMVYQHFMLVRNHSVMENILLSLDNLPGIINRGEVFERTKKILADFGLDINLNEPVWKLSIGEQQWVELIKLLVRDCKVLILDEPTAVLTPQEADTLFGFLKKLKSQGKSIIFISHKMREVMELSDRVTVLKKGKTVKSLVAGEFDEALLAGLMIGTDDVPQWEKAEKVFDDKILEVKNLSVENDKGLSDVKGISFDLFKGEILGIAGVAGNGQKALAEVLTGLRRPSGGQIIVRGEDFTDHKGKNPYIAGIAHIPEDRKAFGIAPEMSVDENLILKSYKDSKFKKFFIQNAGAIRQNAKELISKFAIKTGPAGSPVRLLSGGNIQKVIIARELSLNPLVLVALYPTRGLDIGSAEYVHKVIIDARENGMSTILISEDLDELLKLSDRVAVMFRGVITGVVRPETATREKIGLMMSGVKNADKV
- the rodA gene encoding rod shape-determining protein RodA; translation: MLGLKKKEIENIDKALVTIIAIVLTMSCAAVYSASFDAQADVIRDFYEKQVLWVVLGFAVFFFISWVGHQRFVKYLPVLYVIGCVALFFVLLMPPIMGARRWLIIGGSRIQPSEFFKFIWVLTLARMFISYDDLKLGFKDIFLKMLPLIPPFVLIFLQPDLGTAGSFLVIWGIVILFIGIKRTPFVFAAVSAAVFLPVMWMFFMKDYQRQRVMTFLDPEKDPFGSGYHVIQSKIGIGSGGIWGKGFMEGTQSHLKFIPERHTDFIFSVVAEEAGLVGAAIIICMFLFMIVRVLSISMETREASGKVICVAVASYIFFQFFVNSAMTMGIMPVVGIPMPIFSYGGSSLLTFMAMLGLVNSVAMRKYNPIGA
- a CDS encoding BMP family ABC transporter substrate-binding protein; the protein is MKKILLALLTAVLFTAGASAADKQIKAGFIYVGPVGDAGWTYAHDQGRLEMEKLPYVEKSTYIESVPEGADATRIITGLAKKGHNLIFTTSFGYMDPTIEVAKRNKDIIFMHCSGYKTAENVGTYFGRMYQPRYLSGVVAGKMTKSNAIGYVAAFPIPEVIRGINAFTLGVKSVNPAATVKVVWTHTWFDPGKEREAAESVLDAGADVITMHQDTPAPLQAAEKRGAYAIGYNVEMKKFAPKAYLTSPVWNWAALYKVVAEQVSKGTWKSEQIWWGMEHGLVDLAPLSDLVPADVKKIVEERKTAVKNGTTKVFTGPIKDQSGKIVVPAGKTMTDAEMLSMNFFVEGVQGSPK
- the mrdA gene encoding penicillin-binding protein 2 — protein: MLLKVLKDEVLEYYKHRTYWFIGIIIVMFAGLIMRLVYLQIYEYDKYKKLSENNRIRIVKVRADRGFILDRKGRLLVKNTPSYELKVVKEDAGDIDGLLRSLSKYVQIDREYALKSIQRSYFYEPAVIARGLTFEQVAEILENYNDFKGLEVDIESVREYIDSKALSHILGYLSEVTENDLKTDSSYSSGDMIGKTGIEKVYEQELRGVDGARQVEVDSYGRPIKTLSEKHTITGNDLVLTLDMDLQRALHSIFEGKKGAAVVLDIETFGVMGLYSAPTFDLNIFSPFHTSGERMSIMTDQTKPLLNRAIEGAYPPGSVYKILMGMAGLLERKVTLDTVVNCTGELRYGNFTYRCWKKEGHGPMRLIDAIAESCDVYFYQLGLNLGIDDIEKYSSILGLGKTTGIDLPNEKSGFFPGRDWKRRKFKESWYPGETIITSIGQGYMTTTPLQIAVMMAGIFNGGTVMKPKIVEFVHNPVTDVKIHTPMETVAEIEIPKWIVDAVMDGMVKVIYGNTGTGYRARVEGVSYGGKTGTAQVVSLSKTEHMEEDEIPEFMRDHAWFGAVVPEEKPKYAIAVLMQHGGSGSRSAAPVAGAIVNKLVDLGYVRAEEKGN